The stretch of DNA TCCGGCTGAAAAGTCTGGTCGTCGGAAAACTTCCGGTCATCACCAGGCTCGGATATGCTGTTCAGGAACGCAACGGATCAGGAAACAGCACATTCCTCAAGTTCGAGCTGCCGCTGTTTTGAAAGGCTCTTTCATTAACTGCAAACGACTCTCCAAGAAGTTAGTAGGTTTGCATGTTTATATGTTGGTATGGTTTTATGCTTTTTCCATCTCCCAACATACTAACTTACCGACTTCTCTCGATGAACAATGCTTTAAATGCAGCAATTACTAAAACTGCTATCTCCTGCGCCCCATGATCCGCAAAAGATGGAGAAAGATATTGATGAAATCCAGATAAAGCGCCAGGGCTCCGAGGATAGAGAGCTTATTACTCAGTTCAGGATCTGCTCCTGCCCACTGTTTGAATTTCTGCACATCCCAGGCAGTCAGACCGCAGAAAATCACGACTCCCGCGTATGAGATAATCCAGTAAAGACCTTCGCTCTGCAGAAACAGGTTGACAAGCGATGCGACGATCAAACCGATCAAACCCATGAACATCATGCTTCCCATTCCAGTCAGATCTGCCTTGGTGAGATGTCCATAAACTGCCATTGCGCCGAACATGGCCGCAGTGACAAAAAAAGTGGCTGCAATCGAACCGGCTGTATAAATGTAGAAAATCGGAGCAAGCGTGATGCCGTTGAGCGCGGAATATACCAGAAACAGAGCTGCTGCAGTACTATAGCTCAGCCTGGTGACAGCACCGGAAATCGCGAACACGATTCCCAGTTCTGCGATCATCAGGATCCAGACGAAATTCGAGAGCACCATTGTCTTCATCAGTTCCGGATTCGCTGCGACAAAGAACGAGACCAGGGCAGTAATCAGAAGGCCCAGAGACATCCAGTCATAAATTTTAGCCATAATTGACTGAATCCCCTGCCCTCGGGTTTCGTCGATTACTTGATATTCCGGAACATATGCAGATCCATATTTTCTGAATTCCATCGATTCCTCCTGTTGTTTTATATTTAAAAGCCCTTTACAAGTTCCTTCTAATTATATCTCCATGGAATTCTATGTCAAATCCCGATCTCTATCCTGCGGCTATCGCCGAAAAAACGGAAAATCACTTCATGGCAGGAAGTTATGAAAAGTTGTGAACCGGAAAATTGCGCTTTAAGAATGCCGGCTTTTTCTTCATCCAGGGATTCCAGAAATTCATCGATCAACAGGATCGGGTTTGTGCCAAGCTCTTTTTTAATATATTCGGCCTGCGCCAGTTTCAGCCAGAAAACAGCCAGCTTCGTTTCTCCGGATGAAGCAAAAAATCTCGTGTCACGCCCCTCATATATCAGACGGAAATCATCCAGTTGAGGCCCGATCAGAATCTTCTTTTTTTCACGCTCTTCCCTCTCCTTCTGCCGCCAGCAGTTTTCAAACCCGTCTGCAATCTGTTTCTGATCCACACTCTGCGGCTGTCCGGCTGTAGTTGCATACCCAAGCAGCAGCGGATAGCCTCTTTTACGCAGAATCCGATTCAGTTCATTAAGATAAGAAATGCGTTTTCTTACGATTGACGAACCAAGCCGCATCCATTCCGCCAGATAAATTCCGTCGTCTTTCTGCTGATACATAAGAAAACGCCTTGTTCTGCATACTTTATCATAATCGATCAGCATCTTCTCATACTCGGAATCTACTTCCTTCAGACTGCGGTCAAAAAAAAATCTCCGCAGCTTGGGCTCATTCCTGAATACTGCTTTGTCTTCCGGTAGAATCGTCAGTAACGGATACTTCCGCTGAAAATCGGATTTGATCACCCGTTTTCCGTTCCTGAAAAAGTTTTTTTCCCCTTTTTTCAGGTGCATTCCGATTTCTTCTGAAAATCCTTCCGGATTTGTAAATTCAAGCATTGTCTGGGAAGATCCGGCTCCGTTCTTTATCAAGGGCTGACTGTACTGATAAAAACTTCTTCCCTTGTAGATCGTTGCATAGACTGATTCCAGCAGATTTGTTTTACCTACACCATTAGGTCCGAATATCACATTTGTATTTTCAGAAATCTCGAACTCAGCCTTGTCGAAATTTCTGAAGCTTGTCAGCCTGATCCTGCGGAGAGCAGCCATTGAGAGCACCTTTTAGATAAT from Candidatus Wallbacteria bacterium encodes:
- the recF gene encoding DNA replication and repair protein RecF (All proteins in this family for which functions are known are DNA-binding proteins that assist the filamentation of RecA onto DNA for the initiation of recombination or recombinational repair.) yields the protein MAALRRIRLTSFRNFDKAEFEISENTNVIFGPNGVGKTNLLESVYATIYKGRSFYQYSQPLIKNGAGSSQTMLEFTNPEGFSEEIGMHLKKGEKNFFRNGKRVIKSDFQRKYPLLTILPEDKAVFRNEPKLRRFFFDRSLKEVDSEYEKMLIDYDKVCRTRRFLMYQQKDDGIYLAEWMRLGSSIVRKRISYLNELNRILRKRGYPLLLGYATTAGQPQSVDQKQIADGFENCWRQKEREEREKKKILIGPQLDDFRLIYEGRDTRFFASSGETKLAVFWLKLAQAEYIKKELGTNPILLIDEFLESLDEEKAGILKAQFSGSQLFITSCHEVIFRFFGDSRRIEIGI
- a CDS encoding Bax inhibitor-1/YccA family protein is translated as MAKIYDWMSLGLLITALVSFFVAANPELMKTMVLSNFVWILMIAELGIVFAISGAVTRLSYSTAAALFLVYSALNGITLAPIFYIYTAGSIAATFFVTAAMFGAMAVYGHLTKADLTGMGSMMFMGLIGLIVASLVNLFLQSEGLYWIISYAGVVIFCGLTAWDVQKFKQWAGADPELSNKLSILGALALYLDFINIFLHLLRIMGRRR